A single window of Solenopsis invicta isolate M01_SB chromosome 3, UNIL_Sinv_3.0, whole genome shotgun sequence DNA harbors:
- the LOC113003271 gene encoding TANK-binding kinase 1-binding protein 1 encodes MSKNKKAHRGKAGGRLRRLRRLRALQRDLLKIKEFLNSSVEETQKQLSPPPEAPAEAEPKTQRLSPSPLPCDPQESPMPQKSAMELVPPRRPTRPCPIATHARKPGTLAPRCPSV; translated from the coding sequence ATGAGCAAAAACAAGAAGGCCCACCGGGGAAAAGCTGGAGGTCGCCTCCGACGTCTCCGACGCCTCCGCGCTTTACAAAGAGATCTGTTAAAGATCAAAGAATTTCTTAACTCTTCTGTCGAGGAAACGCAGAAGCAACTTTCGCCTCCACCTGAGGCCCCAGCAGAAGCTGAGCCAAAGACTCAAAGGCTATCGCCCTCGCCTCTACCGTGCGACCCACAGGAAAGCCCAATGCCCCAAAAATCTGCCATGGAGCTGGTTCCTCCGCGAAGACCCACCCGGCCATGCCCGATTGCCACACACGCCAGGAAGCCGGGCACCCTTGCGCCCCGGTGCCCCAGCGTTTAA
- the LOC105204554 gene encoding secretin receptor isoform X3, translating into METHGNVDINRIQKIMLDKLELEFKRCDRGNIFAPGWCPEIWDDILCWNSTAPGQLVVQQCPSYIVGFDSHAFASKQCMPNGEWYWNDKTHSTWSNFSQCFPESMVTVLNITDVANNATLIGKYFPIVKTISKLGYSISLFTLIIAFCILATINLSPIGRRKLRCPRNILHMHLFVSFVMRAFMALLKDMLFVSGIGLADAVIKVNEDFWVLDEKESNWQCKMFTSLWQYFILANYSWILMEGIYLHNLVFFALFTDANSSIIGYVVFGWGLPAIFILPWVVTRIIFQDTYCWTTNEKPLLFLFIRVPTMLSILINFVLFINIVRVLLVKLKSTMSEETERYKRWARSTLVLVPLFGVHYAFFIGMSYSIGVNETVEIVWLFCDQLFASFQGFFVAVLYCFLNGEVRAEVSRTLRGIKWSRGIRWGPRTSMHSVSTCSYNNVAKTSGRRNSTKRPRWWKSRWKAPCLYQERAIRRSTHSMASTQDVRTRGGSLASSRDYLETVGNGQPLPKQPTTQDHQAHHISPLCSNYTDQSLLSFCSVSDASGPNVDRIRDQRWSDSECCHLAYELHNLQPRRGHP; encoded by the exons GCTGGTGTCCCGAGATTTGGGACGATATACTATGTTGGAACTCGACGGCACCTGGGCAACTGGTCGTTCAGCAATGCCCCTCTTACATCGTGGGTTTCGACTCTCAT GCATTCGCTTCGAAGCAATGCATGCCTAATGGTGAATGGTACTGGAACGACAAGACCCACAGTACATGGAGCAACTTCAGCCAATGCTTTCCAGAATCCATGGTCACTGTCCTGAACATAACGGACGTCGCGAACAACGCCACTCTCATTGGG AAATACTTCCCGATCGTGAAGACCATCTCGAAACTCGGCTACTCAATCTCCCTGTTCACTCTCATCATCGCGTTTTGCATTTTGGCCACTATTAA TTTGTCTCCCATCGGACGTAGGAAATTGCGATGCCCACGGAATATATTGCACATGCACCTGTTCGTCTCGTTCGTGATGCGAGCGTTCATGGCACTACTGAAGGACATGCTCTTCGTGTCCGGTATCGGACTGGCGGATGCCGTGATCAAAGTCAACGAGGACTTCTGGGTGCTTGACGAGAAGGAGAGCAATTGGCAATGCAAGATGTTCACCAGTCTGTGGCAGTATTTTATCCTTGCGAACTACTCCTGGATCTTGATGGAAGGTATATATCTACACAATCTGGTCTTCTTCGCGCTCTTCACCGATGCCAACTCGAGCATCATAGGCTACGTCGTTTTCGGATGGG GTTTGCCAGCTATATTTATCTTACCCTGGGTAGTTACGAGGATCATATTCCAGGATACGTATTGTTGGACAACCAACGAGAAGCCTCTCTTGTTCCTCTTCATACGGGTGCCTACGATGCTCTCTATTTTG ATAAATTTCGTGCTCTTCATCAACATCGTGAGAGTGCTGCTGGTGAAACTCAAGTCCACCATGTCGGAGGAAACAGAAAGATACAA GCGATGGGCTAGGAGCACATTAGTTCTGGTGCCGCTGTTTGGCGTTCACTATGCATTCTTTATTGGGATGTCGTACAGCATCGGCGTAAACGAGACCGTAGAGATTGTGTGGCTCTTCTGCGACCAGCTGTTCGCGTCATTCCAG GGCTTCTTCGTGGCGGTGCTGTATTGCTTCCTGAACGGCGAGGTGCGGGCCGAGGTGTCGAGGACGCTTCGCGGTATTAAGTGGTCGCGCGGGATCCGTTGGGGCCCGAGGACGTCGATGCATTCGGTCAGCACGTGCAGCTACAACAACGTCGCGAAAACCAGCGGTCGTCGGAACTCGACGAAAAGGCCCCGTTGGTGGAAGTCGCGCTGGAAGGCGCCGTGTCTTTACCAGGAACGCGCTATTCGTCGGTCTACCCACTCGATGGCGAGTACACAAG ATGTTAGAACGAGAGGAGGTAGTTTAGCGAGCAGCCGGGACTATCTAGAGACGGTCGGTAACGGCCAGCCGCTGCCGAAACAGCCGACGACGCAGGATCATCAGGCTCATCATATATCACCCCTGTGCAGCAACTACACGGATCAATCACTGCTATCCTTCTGCTCG GTGTCGGATGCGTCGGGACCGAACGTCGACAGAATTCGCGACCAACGATGGAGCGACTCTGAATGCTGTCACCTCGCATACGAGTTGCACAATCTGCAGCCGCGACGCGGACATCCGTGA
- the LOC105204556 gene encoding protein SCO1 homolog, mitochondrial — MSTLILRFIASLNRSTHHVFTKSRYINTSNVINQQSNLPKQPKIKKSPITWKSLTVSGIVGAGLVFYVHHLRDEKDKSMARERRRQLGKAKIGGKFELVNSEGKTIKSDDFLGQWVMIYFGFTHCPDVCPDEIEKMTKVVDTLEKEHNLKIQPIFISVDPVRDTPTVVGKYVKEFSDKIIGLTGNIEQVGQACKAYRVYHSSGPKDQDDDYIVDHTIIIYLIDPEGLFVDYYGQTHDVDKIVTSILVNKLKYDQLKDDSSSWLPSLPIKGVL; from the exons ATGTCAACATTAATATTAAGATTTATTGCGTCATTAAATAGGAGTACTCATCACGTTTTTACAAAG TCTAGGTATATAAATACGTCAAATGTGATAAATCAACAGTCTAATTTGCCCAAGCAACCTAAAATAAAGAAATCACCGATTACATGGAAAAGTTTGACAGTTTCCGGTATTGTTGGTGCTGGACTAGTGTTCTATGTGCATCATCTCAGAGATGAAAAAGATAAATCTATGGCACGAGAAAGAAGGCGGCAGTTGGGCAAAGCTAAGATTGGTGGTAAATTCGAGTTGGTGAATTCAGAGGGAAAGACAATAAAGTCCGATGATTTCTTGGGGCAGTGGgtaatgatatattttggatttACACACTGCCCAGATGTCTGCCCCGATGAAATCGAAAAGATGACAAAAGTGGTAGACACTCTTG AAAAAGAACATAATTTGAAGATACAACCAATTTTCATATCGGTGGATCCAGTTAGAGATACACCCACCGTTGTCGGCAAATATGTCAAGGAATTCTCTGACAAGATTATCGGTCTCACTGGCAACATCGAACAAGTTGGACAAGCGTGTAAGGCGTATAGAGTTTACCACAGTAGCGGCCCTAAGGATCAAGATGATGATTATATC gtgGATCATACGatcattatatatttgataGACCCTGAAGGCCTGTTTGTGGATTACTATGGGCAGACACATGATGTGGACAAAATTGTAACCAGCATTCTTGTAAATAAGTTGAAGTACGACCAATTAAAAGATGATTCTTCTTCTTGGCTACCGTCTTTGCCGATCAAGGGAGTGTTATAA
- the LOC105204559 gene encoding prefoldin subunit 1 yields MSKVLDEELKQAFSKLHEKMVDTKQKLKLADIQIDKLRRTKQRAELTVKEISILPNDTRMYESVGRMFLLDKMGNIQDNLENKIKTSDEKIKTLENNKAYLQRNLKESENEIREMIQQKQSKETSG; encoded by the coding sequence ATGTCAAAAGTACTAGACGAGGAATTGAAACAAGCCTTCTCAAAGCTGCACGAGAAGATGGTGGACACCAAGCAAAAGTTAAAGTTGGCTGATATACAAATCGACAAGTTGCGGCGTACAAAGCAGCGGGCGGAACTCACAGTAAAGGAGATTAGCATTCTTCCCAACGACACAAGGATGTACGAGTCTGTTGGTCGAATGTTCCTTTTAGATAAGATGGGGAATATTCAGGacaatttggaaaataaaataaaaacttccgACGAGAAGATCAAGACGCTAGAGAATAATAAAGCATATCTACAGCGTAATTTGAAGGAGAGCGAAAACGAAATTAGAGAAATGATTCAGCAGAAACAAAGCAAGGAGACCTCGGGTTAA
- the LOC105204557 gene encoding nuclear RNA export factor 2, which produces MASPIKLETNPPTTSQTGAIPPWEPHRITYLKPSFDVTEMALACRRDLWHKFIIFDGGLYMRNEVLRAFITACEPALLVPIMYTIEDKNKSTFLAKCGGNAIENLVKQGMCITLPGGQELRMDIVLGYLGAQELRVNTNKIIAEALHARYEPMKKVFNLDDFENEKALGSIFCPISIPKIFDMVLRCSKLGIISNNRESQQTRLPVRELSLRYNKLRAIILFDKFFSYHLTKLDLRHNQILDVEYLRYFCEFKISELWLDGNPLCTRYTTSQEYVQAVKNVFPHLQKLDGVVIGMEQKFVPNIQSNYLSNGTKIPLIRQFVKHFFTLYDQEDRIVMHGLYDKNAFYSMTFGGTSNHVHKEIIKTFSTNRNLLKFADYAKCHEFLFWGSEKIITALQRQPPTTHDFKTFHVDLLHEDDNHLVISVQGLFSFRLVICPPMLFNRTFIIIRKEDNEYCIVNDQYYIDSTFTNAGNEVKFEPRPVPKFTPTVLSVSEKEQLIRFLHELTTMNVRHCYKYLAEANWDIKSAITMFMKHYSVNDVPPQAFE; this is translated from the coding sequence ATGGCATCGCCAATAAAATTGGAAACAAATCCACCAACAACGAGTCAAACTGGAGCCATACCTCCATGGGAGCCCCACAGGATCACCTACCTCAAACCATCCTTCGACGTCACAGAGATGGCCCTTGCATGCCGCAGGGACCTTTGGCACAAGTTTATCATCTTTGACGGCGGTTTATACATGCGCAACGAAGTCCTGCGCGCATTCATAACTGCATGCGAGCCGGCGCTCCTGGTGCCGATTATGTACACTATCGAGGACAAGAATAAAAGTACGTTTCTCGCGAAATGCGGCGGCAATGCGATAGAAAACCTCGTAAAGCAGGGGATGTGTATAACGCTGCCCGGTGGCCAGGAGTTGCGCATGGACATCGTGCTGGGGTACCTTGGTGCGCAGGAGCTGCGGGTGAACACGAACAAGATCATAGCAGAGGCCTTGCATGCTCGGTATGAGCCGATGAAGAAGGTGTTTAATCTGGACGACTTCGAGAACGAGAAGGCCCTTGGTTCGATATTTTGCCCAATCTCCATTCCAAAGATCTTTGATATGGTCCTGCGTTGCAGCAAGTTAGGCATCATAAGCAACAATCGCGAGTCCCAGCAAACGCGACTGCCTGTGCGCGAGTTGAGCTTGAGGTACAACAAGCTCAGAGCCATCATCCTATTCGACAAGTTCTTCAGCTACCATCTGACCAAATTAGACCTGCGACACAATCAGATCCTAGACGTGGAGTATCTGCGTTACTTCTGCGAGTTTAAGATAAGCGAGCTCTGGTTGGACGGAAATCCACTGTGCACCAGGTACACCACCTCTCAGGAATATGTACAGGCGGTGAAAAACGTTTTCCCACATTTGCAGAAGTTGGACGGGGTTGTCATAGGGATGGAACAGAAATTCGTGCCGAACATACAGAGTAATTATCTCAGTAATGGAACGAAAATTCCTCTGATCAGGCAATTTGTCAAGCACTTCTTCACGCTATACGATCAAGAGGATAGAATAGTAATGCATGGCCTGTACGATAAAAACGCATTCTATTCCATGACGTTTGGCGGTACATCGAATCACGTGCACAAAGAGATCATCAAAACGTTTTCCACAAATAGAAATCTGTTGAAATTCGCCGACTACGCTAAGTGCCACGAGTTCTTGTTTTGGGGATCTGAAAAGATAATCACCGCCCTGCAACGGCAACCACCGACGACGCACGATTTCAAGACGTTTCACGTCGACTTGTTACACGAGGACGATAATCACTTAGTCATTTCAGTGCAAGGGCTATTTTCATTTCGACTGGTAATCTGTCCGCCTATGCTATTCAACAGAACCTTCATCATCATACGAAAAGAAGACAATGAATACTGTATTGTCAATGATCAGTATTACATCGATAGTACATTCACTAATGCAGGTAACGAAGTAAAATTCGAACCAAGACCCGTGCCTAAATTTACTCCAACGGTGCTCAGTGTGTCGGAGAAAGAACAACTAATTAGATTTTTACATGAACTTACCACAATGAATGTTCGACACTGTTACAAATATCTTGCGGAGGCGAATTGGGATATAAAAAGTGCAATCACTATGTTTATGAAGCATTATTCGGTCAATGACGTTCCTCCACAAGCTTTTGAATAA